In Pseudomonas sp. Leaf58, one DNA window encodes the following:
- a CDS encoding bifunctional diguanylate cyclase/phosphodiesterase: MSTPVEPLRLLLLADEPEWTVLLRDCVRALDGSAVLVTAPNWEAVDSLFNQDRQAVVLATPALQPAPGRCELPTILLLDHEPQVAPSAVSDWLVHDRLDADTLRRSLRHVRERGVLVATLQRLAEQDPLTGIANRQGFQALLTARLAEHEGRGVALGHLDLDNFRHVNDALGHQSGDRLILQVVARLKQQLEAGDQLARLGSDEFALLIDTRRDANRAEWIAERIVEALGEPYWIDGESLLLGCSLGLAHARAHAGADPLMWHAHIAMRQAKGSQGCTFHVFNERINRNARSLADLESELRRALRRDELELHYQPRLNLADGRIVGLEALVRWRHAERGLLPPSEFVPLAEQSGLIVPLGYWVISRALRDMQALCEYGLEPLHMAVNLSFRQFQDSQLLATLSRLILEHGVDARWLEFELTETAVMRRNELVRQTMDALGRLGVRFSLDDFGTGFSSFVHLNSLPITLLKVDRSFVAEMEMREENRKLVHAMINLAHNLNLEVVAEGVESEEQLALLRGFGCDQVQGFLVSKPLPVDELMAYLLQAPACQLGAAL, from the coding sequence TTGTCCACGCCTGTCGAACCTTTGCGTTTGCTGCTGTTGGCTGATGAGCCGGAATGGACCGTGTTGCTGCGCGACTGTGTGCGCGCACTGGATGGCAGCGCCGTGCTGGTGACCGCACCGAACTGGGAGGCAGTCGACAGCTTGTTCAACCAGGACCGCCAAGCCGTGGTGCTGGCGACCCCGGCCTTGCAGCCGGCGCCTGGGCGCTGCGAGTTGCCGACCATCCTGCTGCTCGACCACGAGCCCCAGGTAGCGCCCAGCGCCGTCAGTGACTGGTTGGTGCATGATCGGCTCGATGCCGACACGCTGCGCCGCTCGCTGCGCCATGTGCGTGAGCGCGGCGTGCTGGTGGCTACCTTGCAGCGCCTGGCCGAGCAGGACCCGCTGACCGGTATCGCCAACCGCCAGGGCTTCCAGGCCTTGCTCACCGCACGCCTGGCCGAGCACGAAGGCCGCGGCGTTGCCCTCGGCCACTTGGACCTGGACAACTTCCGCCATGTCAACGATGCCCTGGGCCATCAGAGCGGCGACCGCCTGATCCTGCAGGTGGTGGCGCGCCTGAAGCAACAACTGGAGGCCGGCGACCAGCTGGCGCGGTTGGGCAGCGACGAGTTCGCCCTGCTGATCGACACCCGCCGCGATGCCAACCGTGCTGAATGGATTGCCGAGCGCATTGTCGAGGCACTGGGTGAGCCCTACTGGATCGACGGCGAAAGCCTGCTACTGGGCTGCAGCCTGGGCCTGGCGCATGCCCGCGCCCATGCGGGTGCCGACCCGCTGATGTGGCACGCGCACATCGCCATGCGCCAGGCCAAGGGCAGCCAAGGTTGCACTTTTCACGTGTTCAACGAACGCATCAACCGCAACGCCCGCAGCCTGGCCGACCTGGAAAGCGAACTGCGCCGCGCCCTACGCCGTGACGAGCTGGAACTGCACTATCAGCCCCGGCTGAACCTGGCTGACGGGCGCATTGTCGGCCTGGAGGCGCTGGTGCGCTGGCGGCATGCCGAGCGTGGCCTGTTGCCGCCCAGCGAGTTCGTGCCGCTGGCCGAGCAGAGCGGTTTGATCGTGCCGTTGGGTTACTGGGTGATTTCCCGTGCGCTGCGCGACATGCAGGCGTTGTGCGAATACGGGCTGGAGCCGCTGCACATGGCGGTCAACCTGAGCTTCCGGCAGTTTCAGGACAGCCAACTGCTGGCGACCTTGAGCCGGCTGATTCTCGAGCATGGTGTGGATGCCCGCTGGCTGGAGTTCGAACTGACCGAAACGGCGGTGATGCGCCGCAACGAACTGGTGCGCCAGACCATGGACGCCTTGGGGCGCCTGGGCGTGCGCTTTTCGCTCGATGACTTTGGCACTGGGTTCTCTTCGTTCGTGCACCTCAACAGCCTACCGATCACCTTGCTCAAGGTAGACCGCAGCTTTGTGGCAGAGATGGAAATGCGCGAGGAAAACCGCAAGCTGGTGCACGCCATGATCAACCTGGCGCACAACCTCAACCTCGAGGTGGTGGCCGAGGGGGTGGAGAGTGAAGAGCAGTTGGCGTTGTTGCGCGGGTTTGGCTGTGACCAGGTGCAGGGCTTTTTGGTCAGCAAGCCGCTGCCGGTGGACGAGTTGATGGCGTACTTACTGCAAGCGCCCGCCTGCCAGTTAGGCGCTGCCCTTTAG